The following coding sequences lie in one Chanos chanos chromosome 4, fChaCha1.1, whole genome shotgun sequence genomic window:
- the hif1aa gene encoding hypoxia inducible factor 1 subunit alpha a translates to MDSGVAPDKKRVSSERRKEKSRDAARCRRGKESEVFYELARELPVPHSISSNLDKASIMRLAISYLRLRKLLNTGVALAEESVLESQLNSFYPKALDGFFMVLSEDGDMVYVSENISKCLGLPQFDLTGHSVFDFTHPCDHEEIREILVHRPGSSKKELPTERNFLMRMKCTLTSRGRTVNIKSAAWKVLRCTGHIQTRAGAESEGSGGGDTAIPASYLLLICEPIPHPANIEVPLDSKTFLSRHTLDMRFTYCDERITELLGYRPDDLLQRSVYEYYHALDSDHLTKTHHNLFAKGQATTGQYRMLAKRGGYVWVQTQATVIYNNKNSQPQCVVCVNYVFSGIEEQNLVLSLEQTDMRKIKQEEDEEGAREKASCNTHVPVPTLKEEKEEEEEGKSEGAAPGEEQSFTVLYEDLKGEPEELSRLAPAAGDAIIGLDFSEADSEVTVLKDVPLFSDVLLPSASLQLALPLSPLCPSDATLDAAPPSTSELQTEDFQFPESPDTRRDASRESPEPSSPLDLCFSVDSDCDLSNQFKLDLVEKLFSMDTEPKTPFTAQSVEDLDLEMLAPYISMDDDFQLRTVSPVEPLSSSPLGAPVAQASLRPAGQQAPSPPRRSPERPRSLMETVAAAPPSTNPVPACPEPAQGPCTSALGDSKRESSTKTPTIQKPQLKRKLETVTSLSRAIGLGTVLQLVQPGKKARTSEALSADALSGTTILLLPSDVACRLLGRASEGSALSVTLPQLTRYDCEVNAPLGGQQHLLQGEELLRALDQVI, encoded by the exons ATGGACTCAGGAGTTGCACCTGATAAAAAAAG GGTGAGTTCGGAGCGCAGGAAGGAGAAATCCCGAGATGCGGCGCGTTGTCGGCGGGGGAAGGAGTCCGAGGTCTTCTACGAGCTGGCGAGAGAACTGCCCGTACCACACAGCATCAGCTCCAACCTGGACAAAGCCTCCATCATGAGACTTGCCATCAGTTACCTCCGCCTGCGAAAACTGCTCAACACAG GTGTCGCGTTAGCTGAGGAGTCGGTGTTGGAGTCTCAGTTGAACAGTTTCTATCCGAAGGCACTGGATGGGTTCTTTATGGTTCTGTCTGAAGATGGAGACATGGTCTACGTGTCAGAGAACATCAGCAAGTGCCTTGGACTCCCACAg TTTGATCTGACTGGACACAGTGTCTTTGACTTCACCCATCCGTGTGACCATGAGGAAATCCGAGAGATACTTGTGCACAGACCAG GGTCCTCTAAGAAGGAGCTGCCGACAGAGAGGAATTTCTTAATGAGAATGAAATGTACtctcaccagcagagggcgcaCTGTTAACATTAAATCAGCTGCATGGAAG GTCCTCCGGTGCACGGGTCATATTCAGACGCGAGCAGGGGCTGAGAGCGAGGGCAGCGGGGGGGGAGACACGGCCATCCCTGCCTCCTACCTGCTGCTGATCTGTGAGCCTATCCCTCACCCAGCTAACATCGAGGTCCCGCTGGACTCCAAAACCTTCCTAAGCCGCCACACGCTGGACATGAGATTCACCTACTGTGACGAGAG gatcACAGAATTGTTAGGCTATAGGCCAGACGATTTGCTACAGCGGTCGGTTTATGAATATTATCACGCCCTGGATTCAGATCATCTCACTAAGACACACCACAACT tatTTGCCAAGGGCCAGGCTACCACTGGGCAGTACAGGATGCTGGCTAAGAGAGGAGGCTACGTATGGGTACAAACTCAAGCTACTGTCATTTACAACAATAAGAACTCCCAACCgcagtgtgtggtctgtgttaaCTATGTGTTCAG CGGGATTGAGGAGCAGAATCTAGTGCTGTCGCTGGAGCAGACGGACATGAGGAAGATCAagcaggaggaggatgaggagggagcgagagagaaggcAAGCTGTAACACTCACGTTCCCGTGCCGACgttaaaagaggagaaagaagaggaagaagaggggaaGAGCGAGGGGGCGGCACCTGGCGAGGAGCAGAGTTTCACTGTTCTCTACGAGGACCTGAAAGGGGAGCCTGAGGAGCTGAGTCGGCTGGCCCCCGCGGCGGGAGATGCCATCATCGGCCTGGACTTCAGTGAGGCAG ACTCTGAGGTCACAGTGCTGAAAGACGTACCTCTCTTCAGTGATGTTCTGCTGCCCTCTGCCAGCCTGCAGCTGGcacttcctctctcccctctctgccccAGCGATGCCACCCTGGATGCCGCCCCACCCTCCACATCTGAGCTGCAGACGGAAGACTTTCAGTTCCCAGAGTCCCCCGACACACGGAGGGACGCCAGTCGCGAGTCTCCAGAG ccCAGTAGTCCTCtggatctgtgtttctctgtggattCAGACTGTGATCTCAGTAACCAGTTTAAACTGGATTTGGTGGAGAAACTTTTCTCCATGGACACCGAGCCCAAAACCCCATTCACGGCACAG tcagtGGAGGACTTGGACCTGGAGATGCTGGCTCCTTACATCTCTATGGATGACGACTTCCAGTTACGTACCGTCTCCCCTGTGGAGCCCCTCTCCTCAAGCCCGCTCGGGGCACCCGTAGCCCAGGCTTCACTGCGTCCAGCCGGTCAGCAGGCCCCCAGTCCTCCCAGACGTTCCCCCGAAAGGCCGCGCAGCCTGATGGAGACGGTCGCCGCCGCCCCCCCTTCCACAAACCCAGTCCCTGCGTGCCCGGAACCGGCTCAAGGTCCCTGCACCTCCGCGCTGGGGGACTCAAAGAG AGAGTCTTCTACTAAGACACCAACCATACAAAAACCCCAACTCAAGAGGAAACTAGAGACCGTCACTTCACTGTCTCGTGCTATTGGACtg GGAACTGTACTTCAGCTGGTACAGCCAGGTAAAAAAGCCAGGACATCCGAGGCCCTCAGCGCAGATGCACTCTCAGGGACCACCATACTGCTTCTGCCGTCAG ACGTGGCATGTCGGTTGTTGGGCAGAGCTTCAGAGGGCAGTGCTCTGTCTGTGACCCTCCCCCAGCTAACTCGCTATGACTGCGAAGTCAACGCTCCTTTGGGCGGCCAACAGCACCTGCTGCAAGGGGAAGAACTTCTGCGAGCTCTTGACCAAGTTATCTGA